A region of Solanum dulcamara chromosome 7, daSolDulc1.2, whole genome shotgun sequence DNA encodes the following proteins:
- the LOC129894409 gene encoding signal peptide peptidase-like 1, translated as MESLWKLMYLLEPAPVALILTAIAVSYASAFRALNYGKEMERNRDWSEASITLDRSQALMIPIVSSCSLLMMFYLFSSVSQILTVFTAVASASSLYFCLFPYIAQIKSRFGLADPFVSRCCSKTFTRIQGLLMLLCIGTVITWLVSGHWILNNLLGISLCIAFVSHVRLPNIKVCAMLLGCLFVYDIFWVFYSERFFGANVMVSVATQQSSNPVHIVANRLSLPGLQMITKKLELPVKIVFPRNLLGGVVPGYAAIDFMMLGLGDMAIPSMLLALVLCFDHRKSRDSETIIDMPLPKEDISSPKGFYIWYALAGYSLGLVTALAAGILTNSPQPALLYLVPSTLGPIIVISWMRKELAELWEGSPSNINEKTRFTEV; from the exons ATGGAGTCTTTATGGAAGTTAATGTATTTGCTTGAACCAGCACCTGTAGCTCTTATTCTGACTGCCATAGCTGTGTCATATGCATCTGCGTTCCGGGCTTTAAACTATGGCAAAGAAATGGAGAGAAATCGTGATTGGTCTGAAGCATCAATCACGTTAGATAGGTCTCAAGCTCTTATGATCCCGATAGTGAGCTCTTGCAGCTTGCTTATGATGTTCTATTTGTTCTCTTCTGTCTCACAGATCCTCACTGTGTTTACTGCAGTTGCCTCAGCATCATCTCTTTATTTTTGCCTATTCCCTTATATTGCCCAAATCAAGTCTCGGTTTGGCTTAGCTGACCCTTTTGTATCTCGATGTTGTTCGAAGACATTTACTAGGATCCAAGGCCTTTTGATGTTGCTATGCATTGGCACGGTAATAACGTGGCTTGTCTCTGGGCATTGGATACTGAATAATTTGTTGGGCATCTCTCTTTGTATTGCTTTTGTGAGCCATGTTCGCCTTCCTAACATTAAGGTTTGTGCAATGCTCCTTGGCTGCTTGTTTGTATATGACATATTCTGGGTTTTCTATTCCGAGAGATTCTTTGGCGCAAATGTCATGGTGTCTGTAGCAACCCAGCAATCATCCAATCCTGTACACATAGTGGCGAATAGATTGAGCCTTCCTGGATTGCAGATGATAACCAAAAAACTCGAGTTGCCTGTCAAGATTGTGTTCCCCAGAAATTTATTGGGTGGTGTTGTGCCTGGATATGCTGCTATTGATTTCATGATGCTGGGTCTTGGTGACATG GCTATTCCTTCTATGCTTTTAGCATTGGTTCTCTGTTTTGACCATAGAAAGAGCAGGGACTCTGAAACCATCATTGATATGCCACTTCCAAAGGAGGATATATCATCTCCAAAGGGATTTTACATATGGTATGCGCTAGCAGGATATTCACTTGGACTGGTTACTGCCTTAGCAGCTGGTATTTTGACTAACTCGCCACAACCAGCACTTCTATACTTG GTACCATCAACTTTGGGGCCGATAATTGTCATTTCATGGATGAGAAAGGAGCTAGCGGAGCTGTGGGAAGGATCACCATCAAACATAAATGAGAAAACTCGATTTACCGAAGTCTGA
- the LOC129896496 gene encoding dehydrodolichyl diphosphate synthase CPT3 codes for MEGVNGKKVGHLFENISSFVRQCIFSVLNVGPVPSHIAFIMDGNRRYSKKQNLLDGDGHRAGFSALINMLRYCYELGVKYVTVYAFSIDNFKRRPEEVASLMKLMQEKIDELTKEESIVNRLGIRIYFQGNLKLLSDCVRAAAERAMVKTSGNSKAVLSICVAYSSTDEIVFAVQESCEEKWDEIRKRDANNDGGNLIGLEENVKDKDEHRIGVTNVDRHMYMSVCPDPDIIIRTSGANRLSNFLLWQSAHCLLYSPTALWPEIGLRHLIWVILDFQRNYSYLKEKKKQS; via the coding sequence ATGGAAGGTGTGAACGGTAAAAAAGTGGGACATCTATTTGAAAACATTAGCAGCTTTGTTCGCCAATGTATATTTTCTGTACTTAATGTGGGTCCTGTTCCTAGTCACATTGCTTTCATTATGGACGGAAACCGTAGATACTCTAAGAAACAGAACTTGCTTGATGGGGATGGACATAGGGCTGGATTTTCAGCTCTTATCAATATGCTAAGATATTGTTACGAGCTTGGTGTAAAATACGTGACGGTTTATGCCTTCAGCATTGATAACTTCAAGCGAAGGCCTGAAGAAGTTGCATCGCTTATGAAACTGATGCAGGAAAAGATTGATGAATTAACTAAAGAGGAGAGCATTGTAAACCGCCTTGGGATTAGGATTTACTTTCAAGGAAACCTTAAACTTCTGAGTGACTGTGTCAGGGCAGCAGCTGAGAGGGCTATGGTAAAGACATCAGGTAATTCAAAAGCTGTATTGTCTATTTGTGTTGCTTACTCATCAACAGATGAGATTGTGTTTGCTGTTCAAGAATCTTGTGAAGAAAAATGGGATGAGATTAGAAAGCGAGATGCAAATAATGATGGAGGCAATTTAATTGGACTTGAAGAAAATGTGAAGGACAAGGATGAGCACCGTATTGGTGTGACAAATGTTGACAGACATATGTACATGTCAGTTTGTCCTGATCCAGACATTATTATACGGACTTCCGGAGCAAATCGGTTAAGCAATTTTCTTTTGTGGCAAAGTGCACATTGTCTCCTTTATTCTCCCACTGCACTATGGCCTGAGATTGGTTTAAGGcatttgatttgggtaattttaGACTTTCAGAGAAACTACTCGTATTTGAAGGAGAAAAAGAAGCAGTCATGA